From the Carassius gibelio isolate Cgi1373 ecotype wild population from Czech Republic chromosome B25, carGib1.2-hapl.c, whole genome shotgun sequence genome, one window contains:
- the LOC128013968 gene encoding tyrosine-protein phosphatase non-receptor type 9, producing the protein MASRLSAEEEQATKQFLEEINKWTSQHGVSPLSWDVAVKFLMARKFDVLRAVELFHSYRETRLREGIVKLQPHEEPLRSELLSGKFTVLGVRDPSGASIALYTAKLHHPSKTGNHVVLQALFYLLDRAVESFETQRNGLVFIYDMAGSNYTNFELDLSKKILNLLKGAFPARLKKVLIVGAPVWFRVPYNLLSLLLKEKLRERVQMVKMPDLRQHLPRDCLPEHLGGCLPLDVHSWNLQLLSEQNGRVDPVDELVGIPLENMSIHVPGPEAMGLAELMAHLNRAQRSGIYLEYEELRREQPPGTFTCALAVHNQERNRYGDVLCLDQTRVRLKARRNERSDYINASFMDGYKQKNAYIGTQGPLEKTYGDFWRMVWEQNVLVIVMTTRTDEGGRRKCGQYWPKEEGGQEVYGHIAVVNHRVDKQAHYNQTTLELHNTETFEQRQVTHFQFLSWPDYGVPSSALSLIDFLGAVKHQQQWAVQAFGSQWRGHPLGPPMVVHCSAGIGRTGTFCALDICLSQLQDVGTLNICQTVRRMREQRAFSIQTPEQYYFCHTAILEHAQRQGLLSAYQ; encoded by the exons GCCACCAAGCAGTTTTTAGAGGAAATCAACAAATGGACGTCCCAGCACGGCGTCTCGCCATTGTCCTGGGACGTGGCTGTGAAGTTTCTGATGGCCCGCAAGTTTGATGTTCTGCGAGCGGTCGAGCTTTTTCACAGCTACAGG GAGACGCGTCTGAGGGAGGGCATTGTCAAACTGCAGCCTCACGAGGAGCCGTTACGCTCGGAGCTGTTGAGCGGGAAGTTCACAGTGTTG GGTGTCCGGGACCCATCTGGTGCATCCATCGCCCTCTACACGGCTAAACTGCACCATCCCAGCAAAACAGGAAACCACGTGGTTCTTCAGGCCCTGTTCTACCTACTAGACCGAGCTGTGGAGAG TTTTGAGACTCAGAGAAATGGACTGGTCTTCATTTATGACATGGCTGGATCTAACTACACAAACTTTGAACTGGACCTCAGCAAAAAGATCCTCAATTTGCTCAAG GGTGCTTTCCCAGCACGGCTGAAGAAAGTGCTTATCGTCGGAGCTCCTGTGTGGTTCAGGGTCCCGTATAACCTCCTGAGTCTGTTACTGAAGGAGAAGCTCAGAGAACGG GTTCAAATGGTGAAGATGCCCGACCTGCGACAGCATCTGCCCAGAGACTGTTTACCTGAGCACCTGGGTGGCTGTTTACCTCTGGACGTGCACAGCTGGAACCTGCAGCTGCTGTCCGAGCAGAACGGACGTGTGGACCCTGTGGACGAGCTGGTGGGGATTCCTCTGGAGAACATGTCCATACACGTCCCAGGACCTGAGGCCATGGGTCTGGCTGAGCTCATGGCCCACCTGAACCGAGCCCAGCGCAGCGGGATCTACCTCGAGTACGAGGAGCTTCGCAGAGAGCAGCCACCTGGAACCTTCACCTGTGCTCT GGCTGTTCACAACCAGGAGCGGAACCGTTACGGCGATGTGCTGTGTCTCGATCAGACTCGTGTGCGACTCAAAGCCAGGAGAAACGAG AGATCAGACTACATAAATGCCAGCTTCATGGATGGATACAAACAGAAAAATGCATATATTGGGACTCAGG GTCCACTGGAGAAAACCTACGGAGATTTCTGGAGAATGGTTTGGGAGCAAAACGTGCTTGTCATCGTAATGACAACGAG gacggACGAGGGGGGCCGGAGGAAGTGTGGACAATACTGGCCCAAGGAGGAGGGTGGTCAGGAGGTGTACGGGCACATCGCTGTGGTCAATCACAGAGTGGATAAACAAGCACATTACAACCAAACCACACTTGAGCTGCACAACACTGAG ACATTCGAACAGAGACAGGTGACTCATTTTCAGTTTCTCAGCTGGCCTGATTACGGGGTCCCGTCCTCTGCGCTGTCTCTGATTGACTTCCTGGGTGCAGTGAAGCACCAGCAGCAGTGGGCGGTCCAGGCGTTCGGCTCACAGTGGAGGGGTCATCCGCTCGGTCCGCCCATGGTGGTCCACTGCAGCGCTGGCATCGGCCGGACCG GTACTTTTTGTGCGCTGGATATCTGTCTGTCCCAGCTGCAGGACGTCGGGACTCTTAACATTTGCCAGACAGTTCGACGGATGAGAGAGCAGCGTGCCTTCAGCATCCAAACACCCGAGCAGTACTATTTCTGCCACACCGCCATCCTCGAGCATGCCCAGAGACAGGGGCTGCTTTCAGCCTATCAGTGA